The window AATCGTATTTCATTTCCCATCATCCATCGTGCGGCATCAAGGTCAAGCACTTGGACATTCTCCATTTACGCCATGAACCCGACGCGACCCCCCACGTCATTTACGCCCGTGCTCAAGACCATGGCTCGCGCCGCGCTGCTCGCCGGTCTTCTCACCGGCATTGGCGCTGCTCAGGATGCCATCTCCTCGAGCACCCTGGGCTTCCACTACATGGgctgcgtcgccgccgcgccctcATCGTTCCCTCTCAGCCCGGCCGGAATCCCGAAGCGCTacacggcggccgagtgcTTCAGGgcctgcgtcgccgccggcgcgaaCTACGCGGCGCTCGGCAACGGCTGCCACTGCGACAATGCCGCACCCGGCCAGGCTCCGCCGTACGAGTCCGCCGCCGAGAGCGAATGCTCCCAAGAGTGCATCATCGGCGACTGGAGGGCCGGTCGGTGCGGCGGCCCCCCCGCTTCCAACCCCGGCAGCAAGCAGGTGTTTAGCCTCTACATGCGGACCTCGCTGGCCTCCATCAGCCAAAGGGGGCTCAtgaccgacgaggaggactgcgacgacgacaagaaggccaaggagaaATCAAAGGTCgtgcccgtcgtcatcaaggcggccgacgtgaCCAAGACCATCACGTCGTGCCCCCCCGACGTCGTCAACTGCCCGGCCGCTCACAAGGCGACCTGCCCTCCGGGGGGTTGCCGGCCTGCcgtgacgaagacgaagacgaagacgatgacgacgacggagccctGCACCGAGATGGGGACGCCCCCGCCGGTCGTGACCAagatcgccgtcgacgtcgagaaggTCAAGGCGGAGTGCCCGGGTGGCTGCCACGACGCCAAGGtggccgtcgctgccgatTGCCCAGGTGGCTGCCACGACTCCAAGAAGGCCGTCGTCCCCACCTGCCCGGGTGCCGGCTGCAACAGCACGAAGACGGACAGCGGCGAGCGGCACTGCGCAGGCGGTTGCAAAGGAACGACGGTGGtgcccccgccgccggcgacgacggcgtggaAAGCGCCCACCGacgtggtcgtcgtcgtcagcgagGGCGCCtttcgtcggccggctcgaaCGGCGGGGCTGTTCGGTCTCAGTCTCATGATGGCCCTGGTCGTCGATTTGTTCTGAACGTGGAGCGaagccgaggcgaggcgagggggCGAGATGGATGGGAACGGACATGAACGGCGTTGAGGAATGGACTAACGGCCCTGGCGGCCCTGGCGGCCAAGGAGTGACGAGAGACAGATAGGTGACGGCGCAACGGGGCACAAATTTGACTTGGTGTTTGATGAAGCATGCGCACAAAAGGGACGCCCATGATGACGATGtaatggatggatgcattTGTTAGCTTAGGTATTTCCTCGATTCGTCCTTTCGCACATATAGGGTTGGAATACAACATGGATTTTCGTTTAGCATCCGTGCCCCTCTCGACGGTCGCCATGATGAGCGGCGTGCCTGTCACCTGGGCCCGGAGCCGAGGCGGGTAGGGGCATCGGTCAAGGGCACATACCGCACCCCGAAGAGGCGATTCTTGCTGAcgttgccgtccttgtccttggtGATGAGCCAAACGTACTGGGCGTCACCGTAGCCATCTTCGCTGACGGGGATGAATATGCTTGCGGCCGGAGGATCAGCACACTCGGGTccccgacggtgccgactcGAAGGatgggaagggaagggaggCAAGGACTCACCATCCGGGTGCGCTGAGCTGGTCCAGAAGCTGCGGGTGCACCTCCttcgcggcggcgccgacgtggaTGACGTGCCAACCGGGGCCGGCATTCTCCTCGACCCAGCCGCGCctcccgtcgccgagccggaAGCGAGCCCGTCCGGTGTCGAGCAGCTTCCTGCCCGCCTCGCTCTTGGCCATGTTCCGCTCCCCCATATCTCTGAGCTCGGGAATGTGCTCGAGgcccacgacgaggccgcggtCACCGGCCAGGGCGGCCAGGACATGGGTGAGGTAGCCGGAGCCGGAACCGATGTCGAGGATCCTCGGGGCGTCGgtgccggacgaggacgaggcaagGAGGTAGGGAAGaacgtgctcgacggccgaagcGTGCATGTGCGGCGCCGATATGGTGGCGCCGTACCCGATGGCCTGGGGCGAGTCGTCGTACGGCAGCACGGGGGCGTAGTGTGCGCGGTCGACGCCCTGAAAGGCCGTCCTGGCGGCCGGG of the Drechmeria coniospora strain ARSEF 6962 chromosome 01, whole genome shotgun sequence genome contains:
- a CDS encoding putative protein-L-isoaspartate O-methyltransferase, giving the protein MSARAVDDEHRVDEHVVGGTPTVGHASTIHLTQGKLALTRYFEAAAAAAAVPALVVRSTARRQATSLRRRRPDRFAVPRGSARFDAFTTAYATAAPAAALTAMAWRCSASSNAALVDNMWRNGLISDPAARTAFQGVDRAHYAPVLPYDDSPQAIGYGATISAPHMHASAVEHVLPYLLASSSSGTDAPRILDIGSGSGYLTHVLAALAGDRGLVVGLEHIPELRDMGERNMAKSEAGRKLLDTGRARFRLGDGRRGWVEENAGPGWHVIHVGAAAKEVHPQLLDQLSAPGCIFIPVSEDGYGDAQYVWLITKDKDGNVSKNRLFGVRYVPLTDAPTRLGSGPR